The Hymenobacter baengnokdamensis genome includes a region encoding these proteins:
- a CDS encoding carboxypeptidase-like regulatory domain-containing protein, with product MRSLLPLWLLCLLLAGCHSTDPTTGTTTVSGQVVENQTNKPVPNATVQVYHLSSGGGYVPVGTPFPADKQGHFAFDFNADSKFGYLLMASAPPGYITDWGRAPSLTAGRTNNNITIPTYAPAWVKLQLVDEPPKSRISIYLSGYEGNGDRLYYPRDTTLIRPKLASLPGEIVWAITENGMDRQSSQVINPGPLDTVTVRIPF from the coding sequence ATGCGCTCCCTCCTTCCCCTCTGGCTGCTATGCTTACTGCTCGCCGGCTGCCACAGCACGGACCCGACCACCGGCACCACTACGGTAAGTGGGCAGGTCGTGGAGAACCAGACCAACAAGCCTGTGCCCAACGCCACCGTGCAGGTCTATCACCTTAGCTCGGGCGGCGGCTACGTGCCCGTGGGCACTCCCTTCCCCGCCGATAAGCAGGGGCATTTTGCCTTCGACTTCAACGCCGACAGCAAGTTTGGCTACCTGCTCATGGCCTCTGCGCCCCCCGGCTATATCACCGACTGGGGCCGGGCGCCCAGCCTCACGGCTGGGCGTACGAACAACAATATTACTATCCCAACCTACGCCCCCGCCTGGGTCAAGCTCCAGCTTGTCGATGAGCCTCCTAAAAGTAGAATAAGCATTTACTTGTCCGGCTATGAAGGGAATGGTGATAGATTGTATTACCCACGCGATACTACCTTAATCCGGCCGAAACTCGCAAGTTTACCAGGGGAAATAGTTTGGGCGATAACAGAGAATGGTATGGACCGGCAGTCTTCGCAAGTCATCAACCCTGGTCCCCTCGACACGGTCACGGTACGCATTCCCTTCTAA
- a CDS encoding carboxypeptidase regulatory-like domain-containing protein, whose amino-acid sequence MRSLLPLWLLCLLLAGCHSTDPTIGTTTVSGQVVTYQTNQPVPNATVQVYHLSSGGGYVPVGTPFPADKQGHFAFDFNADNKFGYLLMASAPPGYITDWGTAPSLTAGRSNTDVLLPVLAPAWVRIQLVDEPPKSQVVVHTQGYEGSGDTFYYPKDTTVVRPLFAGSDSAVFWWIDEQGQIRSDNKHFQSKALDTVTVRIPF is encoded by the coding sequence ATGCGCTCCCTCCTTCCCCTCTGGCTGCTATGCCTATTGCTGGCCGGCTGCCACAGCACGGACCCGACCATCGGCACCACTACGGTAAGTGGGCAGGTGGTGACCTACCAGACCAACCAGCCCGTACCCAACGCCACGGTGCAGGTCTACCACCTCAGCTCGGGCGGCGGCTATGTACCCGTGGGCACTCCCTTCCCCGCCGATAAGCAGGGCCATTTTGCCTTCGACTTCAACGCCGACAACAAGTTTGGCTACCTGCTCATGGCCTCTGCGCCCCCCGGCTATATCACCGACTGGGGCACCGCCCCCAGTCTCACGGCTGGGCGTAGCAATACGGACGTGTTGCTCCCCGTGCTTGCCCCCGCCTGGGTTAGAATCCAATTGGTCGATGAACCGCCAAAGAGTCAGGTAGTAGTTCATACTCAAGGTTATGAGGGCTCTGGGGATACATTTTATTATCCAAAAGACACAACTGTGGTTCGTCCACTTTTTGCGGGCTCTGATTCTGCGGTATTCTGGTGGATTGATGAACAAGGACAGATAAGGTCTGATAATAAACATTTTCAATCCAAAGCCCTCGACACGGTCACAGTTCGCATTCCCTTCTAA
- a CDS encoding lamin tail domain-containing protein, with protein sequence MKQLYTLVLSLFTLLPQAGQAQLAETFADGNFTHNPAWSGDVGSFIVTSQTLQSNGPAVTGTQLQLVTPCQASIGTTWEFWANLKLVTSSGNLADVWLLASQADLRSPATKGYFVRLGGTGGKVSLFRKDSARTAVALIDGQSGSLSTTNNLVRVRVTRSVQGQWTLARDLSGGRSFGAEPNSPATDNTYQRSAAVGVSLLYSSANGRNFYFDDFFVTDTTPPLLVRAVAVDARTVDVVFNEAVDSAAASQPAHYRLATGAVPATAQVSALNPAVVRLTFMTDFFSTNRLEVQQVADLYGNLAAGPLAATFAGVPVAPKPGELLITEIMARETPVVGLPASEFVELYNNTPGKVLSLRGVRLLKPGSSTAAVLPDTARLLPGQYAVVCGSTRTAQFAPYGKVYGPTNFPSLTNAGDQLVLRGRDGTTLFEVAYADTWYRDQRKAAGGWTLEMLDPANYCGGAENWQASQDASGGTPGRRNSVATANPDRTPPTLLRAVALTASTIRVYFGEKLDSVAAANPALYAVQGSASTVPAVRRAAPLGPDFRAVDLAVSPALQPSQPLTVTVARATDCAGNASGPLRAANVALPEAAQPGDVVVNEVLFNHAPGGVYFVELLNRSLCYLNLQGYQLTNQKAAGTGTAVISPNSPYILVPGQLVALTSAPDILQAQYPTSSDAAALLAVSGFPALDNSASTISLYDQRGTELDHYEYAKSQHLSLLSSQVGVSLERIRAAGPSLAGNFHSAASAAGSATPGRPNSQAQDAVGNGQELSLVPELFTPDDDGQQDFTTLNYQLDQPGYVGSVTVYNALGQLTRRLLRNESLPTAGFVQWDGLDERGRKAAIGYYIVFIELFRPGGERREYKKTVVVGARL encoded by the coding sequence ATGAAGCAGCTTTACACTCTAGTACTTAGCCTATTTACCTTATTGCCGCAAGCCGGCCAGGCCCAGCTCGCCGAGACGTTTGCCGATGGCAATTTCACCCACAACCCGGCCTGGAGCGGCGACGTGGGCAGCTTTATAGTGACCAGCCAGACCCTGCAAAGCAACGGTCCGGCCGTTACGGGCACCCAGCTCCAGCTCGTGACCCCGTGCCAGGCCAGCATCGGCACTACCTGGGAATTCTGGGCCAATCTGAAGCTGGTCACCTCGTCGGGCAACCTGGCCGATGTGTGGCTGCTGGCCTCGCAGGCCGACCTCCGGAGCCCGGCCACCAAAGGCTACTTCGTGCGGCTGGGCGGCACCGGGGGCAAGGTCAGCCTGTTTCGCAAAGACTCGGCCCGCACGGCCGTGGCGCTTATCGACGGGCAAAGCGGCAGCCTCAGCACTACCAACAACCTGGTGCGGGTGCGCGTAACCCGCTCGGTGCAAGGGCAATGGACGCTGGCCCGCGACCTGAGCGGCGGCCGCAGCTTCGGGGCCGAGCCCAATTCGCCGGCCACCGACAACACCTATCAGCGCAGCGCCGCGGTAGGCGTGTCGCTGCTGTACTCGTCGGCCAATGGCCGGAATTTTTACTTCGACGATTTTTTTGTGACCGATACCACGCCGCCGCTGCTGGTACGGGCCGTCGCCGTGGATGCCCGCACCGTGGACGTGGTTTTTAACGAAGCCGTAGACTCTGCGGCCGCCAGCCAGCCGGCGCACTACCGGCTGGCTACGGGCGCAGTACCGGCCACGGCCCAGGTATCGGCGCTCAACCCGGCCGTAGTGCGGCTGACTTTCATGACAGATTTTTTCAGCACTAACCGGCTGGAAGTGCAGCAGGTAGCCGATTTGTATGGCAACCTCGCGGCGGGGCCGCTGGCGGCGACTTTTGCGGGCGTGCCAGTGGCCCCCAAGCCGGGCGAGCTGCTCATTACCGAGATAATGGCCCGCGAAACGCCGGTGGTGGGCCTGCCCGCGTCGGAGTTTGTGGAGCTTTATAATAATACGCCCGGCAAAGTACTGAGTCTGCGCGGGGTGCGCCTGCTGAAGCCCGGCAGCAGCACGGCCGCCGTGCTGCCCGATACCGCCCGGCTGCTGCCCGGCCAGTACGCCGTGGTGTGCGGCAGCACGCGCACCGCGCAGTTTGCGCCCTATGGCAAGGTGTATGGGCCGACCAACTTCCCCTCGCTCACTAATGCCGGCGACCAGCTGGTGCTGCGCGGCCGCGACGGCACTACCCTGTTTGAAGTAGCCTACGCTGATACCTGGTACCGCGACCAGCGCAAGGCCGCCGGCGGCTGGACCCTCGAAATGCTCGACCCCGCCAACTACTGCGGCGGGGCCGAAAACTGGCAGGCCAGCCAGGATGCCAGCGGCGGCACGCCTGGCCGCCGCAACAGCGTAGCCACCGCCAACCCCGACCGCACGCCGCCCACGCTGCTGCGCGCCGTGGCCCTCACCGCCAGCACCATCCGGGTGTATTTTGGCGAGAAGCTGGACAGTGTCGCGGCCGCCAACCCAGCCCTCTACGCCGTGCAGGGCAGCGCCAGCACGGTACCGGCTGTGCGCCGCGCTGCGCCGCTCGGCCCCGATTTCCGGGCCGTTGACCTGGCCGTGAGCCCCGCCCTGCAACCCAGCCAGCCCCTGACCGTGACCGTAGCCCGCGCCACCGACTGTGCCGGCAATGCCAGCGGGCCGCTCCGCGCTGCCAACGTGGCGCTGCCCGAGGCCGCCCAGCCTGGCGATGTGGTAGTAAATGAGGTGCTGTTCAACCACGCGCCCGGCGGCGTGTATTTCGTGGAGCTGCTCAACCGCTCGCTGTGCTACCTCAACCTGCAAGGCTATCAGCTTACTAACCAGAAGGCTGCCGGCACTGGCACGGCCGTTATCAGCCCAAATAGCCCGTACATACTGGTCCCCGGCCAGCTGGTGGCGCTCACTTCTGCTCCCGATATTCTGCAAGCGCAGTACCCCACGAGCAGCGACGCGGCGGCGCTGCTGGCCGTAAGTGGCTTTCCGGCCCTGGACAATAGCGCCAGCACTATATCGCTGTACGACCAGCGCGGCACCGAGCTCGACCATTATGAGTACGCTAAAAGCCAGCACCTTAGCCTGCTAAGCTCCCAGGTGGGCGTGTCGCTGGAGCGCATTCGGGCCGCCGGGCCGAGCCTGGCTGGCAACTTTCACTCGGCGGCCAGCGCGGCGGGCTCGGCCACGCCCGGCCGCCCCAACTCGCAGGCCCAGGATGCGGTGGGCAACGGCCAGGAGCTGAGCCTGGTGCCCGAGCTGTTTACGCCCGACGACGATGGCCAGCAGGATTTTACTACCCTCAACTACCAGCTCGACCAGCCCGGCTACGTGGGCTCCGTAACGGTGTATAATGCCCTGGGCCAGCTCACGCGCCGGCTGCTGCGCAACGAAAGCCTGCCCACCGCCGGCTTCGTGCAGTGGGATGGCCTGGATGAGCGCGGCCGCAAGGCGGCCATCGGATATTATATAGTATTTATTGAATTATTCAGACCCGGCGGCGAGCGGCGCGAGTATAAGAAAACCGTGGTGGTGGGCGCGCGGCTGTAA
- a CDS encoding DUF1800 domain-containing protein, with translation MNAQQLQHLYWRAGFGPRPQDVAAGLSPSKALRQLLHEARTYEPITSAALSYNDPQGAVMAVPAAPATLAAGPAAAAPAPASSAQPGTLSPARMDAPPAAVDALRPRSALALRRQGVPQLRRADLTPEQRKLQNEAIRDAFIGMSTAWMDKMATSPGQLREKVALFWHGHFACRTRRPDDSLALLNTIREKALGKFPDLLLAVSQEPAMLQFLNNQQNRKEHPNENFAREVMELFTLGRGNYTENDVKEAARAFTGWSYDAQSRFTFRERQHDAGPKTLLGQTGNFGGEDALRIIMQQPAAATFLVTKLYRFFVNDVPNPAHIEPLAAAFRKSHYDIGDLLERMFSADWFYEPAAMATIIKSPVVLVAGLRRTLNLKVDNDRQLLGYQKALGQTLFMPPNVAGWPGGRAWIDSSSLLLRLQLPSILFKNAEFAVRLKDDENDITPQTTGRERTVKTTETTHLPLAPIQQLLGGAPPESQPQLLADFLLQAPLRPENLALVQQAAAKAATPEERLRNTLVSLLSLPEYQLA, from the coding sequence ATGAACGCACAGCAGCTCCAGCATTTGTATTGGCGGGCCGGCTTCGGGCCGCGCCCCCAGGATGTGGCCGCCGGCCTCAGCCCCAGCAAGGCCCTGCGGCAGCTGCTGCACGAGGCCCGCACCTACGAGCCCATTACGAGCGCCGCACTTTCCTACAACGACCCCCAGGGAGCCGTGATGGCCGTGCCGGCGGCTCCGGCTACCTTGGCAGCCGGGCCGGCAGCGGCAGCGCCCGCGCCCGCCAGCTCGGCGCAGCCGGGCACCCTGAGCCCGGCCCGGATGGACGCGCCCCCGGCGGCCGTAGACGCGCTGCGCCCGCGCTCGGCGCTGGCCCTGCGCCGCCAGGGCGTGCCGCAGCTGCGCCGGGCCGACCTCACCCCCGAGCAGCGCAAGCTGCAAAATGAGGCCATCCGGGATGCTTTTATTGGCATGAGCACGGCCTGGATGGATAAGATGGCGACTTCGCCCGGCCAGCTCCGCGAGAAGGTAGCGCTGTTCTGGCACGGGCACTTTGCCTGCCGCACCCGCCGCCCCGACGACAGCCTGGCCCTGCTCAATACCATTCGGGAAAAGGCGCTGGGTAAGTTTCCCGACCTGCTACTGGCCGTGAGCCAGGAGCCGGCCATGCTGCAATTTCTGAACAACCAGCAAAACCGCAAGGAGCATCCCAACGAGAACTTCGCCCGCGAAGTAATGGAGCTCTTTACCCTGGGCCGGGGCAACTACACCGAAAACGACGTAAAAGAGGCGGCCCGCGCCTTTACCGGCTGGAGCTACGACGCGCAAAGCCGCTTCACGTTTCGGGAGCGCCAGCACGACGCCGGCCCCAAAACCCTGCTGGGGCAAACCGGCAATTTCGGGGGCGAAGACGCGCTGCGCATTATTATGCAGCAGCCGGCGGCGGCCACGTTCCTTGTGACGAAGCTGTACCGCTTCTTCGTGAACGACGTGCCCAACCCGGCCCACATCGAGCCGCTGGCCGCCGCTTTCCGCAAAAGCCACTACGACATCGGCGACCTGCTGGAGCGCATGTTCTCGGCCGACTGGTTTTACGAGCCGGCTGCTATGGCCACCATTATTAAGTCGCCGGTGGTGTTGGTGGCGGGCCTGCGCCGCACCCTCAACCTGAAGGTAGACAACGACAGGCAGCTGCTGGGCTACCAGAAAGCACTGGGCCAGACGCTTTTTATGCCGCCCAACGTGGCGGGCTGGCCCGGCGGCCGCGCCTGGATAGACTCGTCGTCGCTGCTGCTGCGCCTGCAGCTGCCGAGCATTCTGTTTAAAAATGCCGAGTTTGCCGTGCGCCTCAAAGACGATGAGAACGACATCACGCCCCAAACCACCGGCAGGGAGCGCACGGTAAAAACCACCGAGACTACCCACCTGCCGCTGGCCCCCATTCAGCAGCTGCTGGGCGGGGCACCACCGGAAAGCCAGCCGCAGCTGCTGGCCGATTTTCTGCTGCAAGCCCCGCTGCGCCCCGAAAACCTGGCCCTGGTGCAGCAGGCCGCCGCCAAAGCCGCCACGCCCGAAGAGCGCCTGCGCAATACGCTGGTGAGCTTGCTGAGTCTGCCCGAGTATCAGCTGGCATAG
- a CDS encoding DUF1501 domain-containing protein, with protein MQRRDFLQASALASTLLLVPKFLHALDRPENQLAARLRDAPGGAARRLIVVQLGGGNDGLNTIVPFRNDLYYKARPTLALREADGLLPVSDELALHQSMKGLKGLFDQGQLAICNAVGYPNPDRSHFRSMDIWQSGSGSEQLLSTGWLGRYLDSNCAGGAPAYQALEIDDTLSLALKGAQRNGLALKNPGKFHQLTQSRYLSRLSQEKAAAPAGSELDYLYKTLAETASSADYLYEKSKIHNSTATYPNTDFGRNLKTTAELIGSGVESRVYYLALSGFDTHVGQHGRQAQLLGELSDGLAALAADLQKSSEWNNTLVMVFSEFGRRVSQNASNGTDHGTANNVFLLSGALRKPGLLNQPASLQDLDQGDLRYQLDFRSLYASILTDWLGADDKLVLGPGIEKLAGLV; from the coding sequence ATGCAACGCCGCGACTTCCTCCAAGCCTCTGCCCTGGCCAGCACCTTGCTGTTGGTGCCCAAGTTTTTGCACGCCCTCGACCGGCCCGAGAACCAGCTGGCGGCCCGCCTGCGCGATGCGCCGGGCGGCGCGGCGCGGCGACTGATTGTGGTGCAGCTCGGCGGCGGCAATGATGGCCTGAATACCATCGTGCCGTTTCGCAACGACCTGTACTACAAGGCGCGGCCCACGCTGGCGCTCCGCGAAGCCGATGGCCTGCTGCCCGTGAGCGACGAGCTGGCGCTGCACCAGTCGATGAAGGGCCTGAAGGGCTTGTTTGACCAGGGGCAGCTGGCCATCTGCAACGCCGTGGGCTACCCCAACCCCGACCGCTCGCACTTCCGCTCGATGGACATCTGGCAGAGCGGCTCGGGTTCGGAGCAGCTGCTGAGCACCGGCTGGCTGGGCCGCTACCTCGACAGCAACTGCGCCGGCGGCGCGCCCGCCTACCAGGCCCTCGAAATAGACGATACGCTGAGTCTGGCGCTGAAGGGCGCGCAGCGCAACGGCCTGGCGCTTAAGAATCCAGGCAAGTTTCATCAGCTTACCCAAAGCCGCTACCTCAGCCGGCTAAGCCAGGAGAAGGCGGCCGCGCCGGCGGGCTCGGAGCTGGATTACCTGTACAAGACGCTGGCCGAAACCGCCTCGTCGGCCGACTACTTATACGAGAAGTCGAAAATCCACAACAGCACGGCCACCTACCCGAACACCGACTTTGGCCGCAACCTCAAAACCACCGCCGAGCTTATCGGCTCGGGCGTAGAGTCGCGGGTGTACTACCTGGCCTTATCGGGCTTCGACACCCACGTGGGGCAGCACGGCCGCCAGGCCCAGCTGCTGGGCGAGCTGTCTGATGGCCTCGCGGCCCTGGCCGCCGACCTGCAGAAAAGCAGCGAGTGGAACAATACCCTGGTGATGGTTTTCAGCGAATTTGGCCGGCGCGTGAGCCAGAATGCCAGCAACGGCACCGACCACGGCACCGCCAACAACGTGTTTCTGCTGAGCGGCGCGCTGCGCAAGCCCGGCCTGCTCAACCAACCCGCCAGCCTCCAGGACCTCGACCAGGGCGACCTGCGCTACCAGCTCGACTTCCGCAGCCTCTACGCCAGCATTCTCACCGATTGGCTCGGCGCCGACGACAAGCTCGTGCTGGGCCCCGGCATTGA
- a CDS encoding T9SS type A sorting domain-containing protein: MATRTYRSPERGHYPQLGPGQAALPQQLPNADVGNPWKELWASLAGLNPDRIPTGVLLNRTVQLSNPHRYAGLGDTVASYSTFEQQYWQFFHSALDTTQLTSLASLRQRVAQRTQQGGLPLLMLSYSYNELTGTAARDNLITIDSVNGRVFDGPDMSRSPYTSGQFFSVALPTPTATGTFSLYVGPEFWLGNTAAPSSVLLDFGDGWGARTVAMGSTIQVQIPTDTPVNTTPQRVRTNTGIFPADPITPIQIPAPTLASGSPLQVTNPTTSASAAGSFIWGPPNIPSLLPDLALGLVAQRAWPGYVSNHGVHFLDNTGTRATAIAWIKYAAGNTSGKLRRPLVFVEGIDFDSYRNGHHFAGNQPIAQTGPIPLSQFTTYPLSAGGFRNGAAGWNEVTDYNKDYPSLEKFPDLRAQLQASQALPDGSQAPGYDIIYLDFSDGASLIQDNAMVLVELLQWINQSTNRTPDAEETMVIGASMGGQVSRFALAWMEQQGLCHNSKLWISFDSPHRGANISLGIQHMFDRLQGIWIGSSSAEDVVQNKLLREATEQMVLFHFSQDATTLRQQWQSWQTSAGSYPSLLRKVAIANGSGQAVPQAGMYPGILLLSTSQAVSTFLTGPNFAYALPGTSSLGHDNVVFRYHKPYTLHDNYRYTYCDPTWSYFDQAPGSFRSTSTDAEQQSDGDLVSEFPSQTFMATISALDIQDAGGFNRPNLAYNVQQEIPLSNLPNRAKYAFDAYFAAGGTNEPHIQLTNGQPSTQGNPSYTTDNSTWIQNELRESAHRMPATLTGPYNYGSPYRHLLPSVQVNSGGRLYLNNPALPASGGTTATQTSPTAGLFEVYTSNCATVVQVNNGGQVLVGNTSTYPARLGMAANSLLDLRAGSRLDIGPGSMLRIAAGATLVLRAGTTLNLNGLLVVDAGGYVCIENPASLVTGPTGQLSLSPQANFFANPALNLTGLACQACLTQGYLTLNDGSTPAATCAPTSAVFSISASQGTQGPYTWQVSQGTIDSGQGTSQITVSGLPFQAYTLQVQVSAPASCAGAADLTQQLSQSYYTRSPDGSFCTNDGADFAALYPNPATDAVEVHLTAATTTSAATAPLTARLFDAYGQPRAEQTSHGEAVLRLSTRQLPAGLYFVHLVRKGTVIGRQQLRIER; this comes from the coding sequence GTGGCTACTCGTACTTATCGGAGCCCTGAGCGGGGGCACTACCCGCAGCTGGGGCCAGGCCAGGCGGCGCTCCCGCAGCAATTGCCGAATGCTGACGTGGGCAACCCGTGGAAGGAGCTTTGGGCTTCGCTGGCGGGCCTCAACCCGGACCGTATTCCGACCGGGGTGCTGCTCAACCGCACGGTTCAGCTTAGTAACCCGCACCGCTACGCCGGGCTAGGCGACACGGTGGCTTCCTATAGCACATTTGAGCAGCAGTACTGGCAGTTTTTTCACTCTGCGCTTGACACTACGCAGTTGACTTCGCTGGCCTCCTTACGCCAACGCGTAGCCCAGCGCACCCAACAAGGGGGCCTACCGCTACTGATGCTGAGCTACAGCTATAATGAGCTGACTGGCACGGCCGCTCGGGATAATCTTATTACCATCGACTCGGTAAACGGCCGGGTGTTCGACGGACCCGACATGAGCCGGAGCCCGTATACCAGCGGGCAGTTCTTTTCCGTCGCGCTGCCTACCCCTACTGCTACCGGTACTTTCAGCCTGTATGTGGGGCCCGAGTTCTGGCTGGGCAATACGGCGGCTCCAAGCTCCGTGCTTCTGGATTTTGGCGATGGGTGGGGCGCCCGGACCGTTGCGATGGGCAGCACGATACAGGTGCAGATTCCGACTGATACTCCGGTTAACACCACTCCGCAGCGGGTGCGGACTAACACCGGCATCTTCCCTGCTGACCCCATAACGCCCATTCAGATTCCGGCTCCCACCCTGGCCAGTGGAAGCCCCTTGCAGGTAACTAACCCGACTACAAGCGCCAGCGCTGCCGGAAGCTTTATATGGGGACCGCCCAATATTCCGAGCCTGCTGCCCGACCTGGCGCTGGGCCTGGTAGCGCAGCGTGCCTGGCCGGGGTATGTTTCCAATCACGGCGTTCACTTCCTGGACAATACTGGCACCCGCGCCACAGCCATTGCCTGGATAAAATACGCAGCCGGCAACACCAGCGGCAAGCTGCGCCGCCCGCTGGTATTTGTGGAAGGTATTGACTTCGACAGCTACCGCAATGGCCATCACTTCGCGGGTAACCAGCCTATTGCGCAGACCGGGCCTATTCCGCTCAGCCAGTTTACTACGTACCCGCTGTCGGCCGGTGGCTTTCGCAACGGGGCAGCCGGCTGGAACGAGGTGACGGACTACAACAAGGACTATCCTTCTCTGGAGAAATTTCCGGACCTGCGCGCGCAGCTACAGGCCTCGCAGGCGCTGCCCGATGGCTCCCAGGCCCCTGGCTATGACATTATCTACCTCGACTTCTCGGACGGAGCCAGCCTGATTCAGGACAATGCCATGGTACTGGTAGAACTATTGCAGTGGATAAACCAATCGACTAACCGCACCCCCGACGCCGAGGAGACGATGGTGATAGGGGCCAGCATGGGTGGCCAGGTGTCGCGCTTTGCCCTGGCCTGGATGGAGCAGCAGGGGCTGTGCCACAACAGCAAGCTCTGGATATCATTCGACTCGCCCCACCGGGGAGCAAATATCTCGCTGGGTATTCAGCACATGTTCGACCGCCTGCAGGGTATCTGGATTGGGAGCAGCAGCGCCGAAGACGTAGTGCAAAATAAGCTGTTGCGGGAAGCTACCGAGCAGATGGTCTTATTCCACTTTAGCCAGGATGCTACTACTTTGCGCCAGCAGTGGCAAAGCTGGCAAACCTCGGCCGGCAGCTATCCCTCACTGCTGCGAAAGGTAGCCATTGCTAACGGTAGTGGCCAGGCTGTGCCGCAAGCCGGCATGTACCCCGGCATCCTGCTGTTAAGTACGTCCCAGGCGGTTAGCACCTTTCTGACCGGACCAAACTTTGCCTACGCCCTGCCGGGCACCAGCAGTCTGGGGCACGACAACGTGGTGTTTCGCTACCACAAGCCCTATACGCTCCACGATAACTACCGCTACACGTACTGCGACCCTACCTGGAGCTACTTCGACCAGGCCCCCGGCTCCTTCCGCAGCACCTCGACCGATGCCGAACAGCAGTCGGACGGCGACCTGGTGTCCGAGTTTCCCTCCCAAACCTTCATGGCTACCATCAGCGCCCTCGATATTCAGGATGCCGGCGGGTTTAACCGACCGAATCTGGCGTACAATGTCCAACAGGAGATTCCCCTTAGCAATCTTCCAAATCGAGCCAAATACGCTTTTGATGCCTATTTTGCAGCAGGAGGTACCAACGAGCCGCACATTCAGCTAACCAACGGCCAGCCCTCGACGCAAGGCAACCCCTCGTACACGACCGACAACAGCACCTGGATTCAGAACGAGCTGCGCGAGTCGGCGCACCGGATGCCCGCCACCCTTACCGGCCCCTACAACTACGGCAGCCCCTACCGGCACCTGCTGCCCTCGGTGCAGGTGAACAGCGGCGGCCGGCTTTACCTCAATAACCCCGCCCTGCCCGCCAGCGGCGGCACTACGGCCACCCAGACAAGCCCTACGGCCGGCCTCTTTGAGGTGTATACCTCCAACTGCGCCACGGTGGTGCAGGTGAACAATGGCGGGCAGGTGCTGGTGGGCAACACCAGCACCTACCCGGCCCGGCTGGGCATGGCGGCCAACAGTCTGCTCGACCTGAGGGCCGGCAGCCGCCTCGACATCGGGCCGGGCTCGATGCTGCGCATCGCGGCCGGGGCTACCCTGGTGCTGCGCGCCGGCACGACCCTGAACCTGAACGGCCTGCTGGTGGTAGATGCCGGCGGCTACGTGTGCATCGAGAACCCGGCCAGCCTCGTAACCGGCCCCACCGGGCAGCTGAGCCTGAGCCCGCAGGCCAACTTTTTTGCCAACCCCGCCCTGAACCTGACCGGCCTGGCCTGCCAGGCCTGCCTGACCCAGGGCTACCTCACCCTCAACGACGGCAGTACCCCAGCGGCTACGTGCGCCCCCACCAGCGCCGTGTTCAGCATCAGCGCCAGCCAGGGCACCCAGGGCCCCTACACCTGGCAGGTGAGCCAGGGCACCATCGACTCGGGCCAGGGCACGAGCCAGATTACCGTCTCGGGCCTGCCCTTCCAGGCCTACACCCTGCAAGTGCAGGTGAGCGCGCCGGCCTCCTGCGCCGGGGCCGCCGACCTCACCCAGCAGCTCAGCCAGAGCTACTACACGCGCAGCCCCGACGGGAGCTTCTGCACCAACGACGGGGCCGACTTTGCCGCCCTCTACCCCAACCCCGCTACCGATGCCGTGGAGGTACACCTGACGGCCGCCACCACGACCAGCGCCGCGACCGCGCCCCTCACGGCCCGCCTCTTCGATGCTTACGGCCAGCCCAGGGCCGAGCAAACCAGCCACGGCGAGGCCGTGCTGCGCCTGAGCACCCGGCAGCTGCCGGCCGGTCTCTACTTCGTGCATCTGGTGCGCAAAGGCACCGTGATAGGCCGCCAGCAGCTCCGCATTGAGCGCTAA
- a CDS encoding carboxypeptidase-like regulatory domain-containing protein, with the protein MKRHSFFSFGCGLWLLCLLLTGCHSTDPTTGTTTVSGQVVTYQTNKPVPNATVQVYHLSSGGGYVPVGTGFPADKQGHFAFDFNADNKFGYLLMASAPPGYITDWGRAPSLTAGRANGDITIPTYAPAWFKLQLMNTSHLKRYSITIQGYSGSGELIYNPKDTVLIRPTQAIGVKTSVAWGIIDQATGSSSQGYQEVKPGPLDTVAVQIPF; encoded by the coding sequence ATGAAACGTCATTCCTTTTTCTCGTTCGGCTGCGGCCTCTGGCTATTGTGCCTATTGCTCACCGGCTGCCACAGCACCGACCCGACTACCGGCACCACTACGGTAAGCGGGCAGGTGGTGACGTACCAAACCAACAAGCCCGTACCCAACGCCACGGTGCAGGTCTATCACCTCAGTTCGGGCGGCGGCTACGTGCCCGTGGGCACGGGCTTTCCGGCTGATAAGCAAGGGCATTTCGCCTTCGACTTCAACGCCGACAACAAGTTTGGCTATTTGCTTATGGCTTCTGCGCCTCCTGGCTATATCACCGACTGGGGCCGGGCACCCAGCCTCACGGCTGGGCGTGCTAACGGAGACATCACTATCCCAACTTATGCCCCAGCCTGGTTTAAGCTCCAGCTTATGAATACCTCACACTTAAAAAGGTATTCTATTACCATACAAGGCTATTCAGGCTCTGGCGAGTTAATTTATAACCCTAAAGATACTGTCCTAATTCGTCCCACTCAAGCTATTGGAGTTAAGACATCTGTCGCGTGGGGAATCATAGACCAAGCAACCGGCAGTTCATCGCAAGGTTATCAAGAGGTAAAGCCTGGTCCGCTCGACACTGTGGCCGTGCAGATTCCCTTCTAA